A window of the Magnetococcales bacterium genome harbors these coding sequences:
- a CDS encoding bifunctional aldolase/short-chain dehydrogenase, which produces MKNRWSETEAAEYRQRYAPRWGERLALRTYSSRLIGAEKGLVLHGGGNTSVKGSARTLLGEEIGAIFIKASGWNLETIEPEGHTGLELAPLRPLIGLKTLDEAAMINALRVRRLDAEAPTPSIEALLHIFLPHDFIDHTHADAILALSNQPDGEQHLRAALGDRVAILPYVHPGFALAKAVAEHQAAAPECVGLVLMHHGLVTWGQSARQSYDATIELVSRAEEYIIRHSRAPKSLRRVTALAAARERYLEAAPVLRGRLAIPTGEADHPFQRFILLPVITRETLNLVDSEQGAELAITPPLTTDHLIRTKPLPLWIDNIDAIPAAIEGYQTAYRERFQRLADATNPPIPFDPSPRVIFMPGMGAICVGRTGAEVDVTRDILLQTLTVKNQIAAMGARYRGLDDPDLFAMEYFPPQLKKLKNVQEAPLARQVALVTGAAGAIGSGICRELLAHGCHVAAADLPGEGLNSLAEELNRLHPGQLLPVPMDVTSADAVSAGFTTVVERWGGVDLVIPNAGLAHVAGLEELTLATFQKLQRVNVEGTLLVLAEAARLFRRQGTGGDVVMISTKNVFAPGARFGAYSATKAAAHQLARIASLELAELGVRVNMVAPDGVFADGARPSGLWAEVGPDRMKARGLDADGLQEYYRNRNLLKARITAQHVGKAVLFFATRQTPTTGATLPVDGGLPDATPR; this is translated from the coding sequence ATGAAAAACCGCTGGTCAGAGACCGAGGCCGCCGAATACCGCCAACGCTACGCCCCCCGTTGGGGGGAGCGTCTGGCCCTGCGCACCTACTCCAGCCGCCTGATCGGCGCGGAAAAAGGGCTGGTGCTGCACGGCGGAGGCAACACCTCGGTCAAGGGAAGCGCCCGCACCCTGCTGGGAGAAGAGATCGGCGCGATCTTCATCAAGGCTTCGGGGTGGAATCTGGAAACCATCGAACCCGAAGGTCACACCGGTCTGGAACTGGCCCCGTTGCGTCCGCTGATCGGCCTCAAGACCCTGGACGAAGCGGCCATGATCAACGCCCTGCGGGTGCGCCGTCTGGACGCCGAAGCCCCCACCCCTTCCATCGAGGCGTTGCTGCATATCTTTCTGCCCCACGACTTCATCGATCATACCCACGCCGACGCCATCCTCGCCTTGAGCAACCAACCGGACGGGGAACAACACCTCCGGGCGGCACTCGGGGACCGGGTGGCCATTTTGCCTTATGTGCATCCCGGATTCGCCCTGGCCAAGGCGGTGGCGGAACACCAAGCCGCGGCCCCGGAGTGCGTCGGTCTGGTGCTGATGCATCACGGTCTGGTCACCTGGGGTCAAAGCGCCCGGCAATCCTATGACGCCACCATCGAACTGGTCAGCCGCGCCGAAGAATACATCATCCGCCACTCCCGGGCTCCCAAAAGCCTGCGCCGGGTCACCGCCTTGGCCGCGGCCCGGGAGCGTTATCTGGAGGCGGCTCCGGTGTTGCGGGGACGGCTGGCGATCCCCACCGGCGAAGCGGATCATCCGTTTCAACGCTTCATCCTGCTGCCGGTGATCACCCGCGAGACCCTCAATCTGGTGGACTCCGAACAAGGGGCCGAACTGGCCATCACCCCACCCTTGACCACCGATCACCTGATCCGCACCAAGCCGCTGCCCCTGTGGATCGACAACATCGACGCCATTCCCGCCGCCATCGAGGGGTACCAAACCGCCTATCGGGAACGGTTCCAACGGCTGGCCGACGCGACGAATCCGCCCATCCCCTTCGATCCCTCCCCCCGGGTGATCTTCATGCCCGGCATGGGGGCCATCTGCGTGGGCCGCACCGGCGCCGAGGTGGACGTGACCCGGGATATCCTGCTACAAACCCTGACGGTCAAAAACCAGATCGCCGCCATGGGAGCCCGTTATCGGGGACTCGACGACCCGGATCTGTTCGCCATGGAGTATTTCCCCCCCCAACTCAAAAAACTCAAGAACGTCCAGGAAGCGCCCCTGGCCCGTCAGGTGGCGCTGGTGACCGGAGCCGCCGGGGCCATCGGTTCCGGGATCTGCCGGGAGCTGTTGGCCCATGGCTGTCATGTGGCTGCCGCCGACCTGCCCGGCGAAGGGTTGAACTCCCTGGCGGAAGAACTCAACCGCCTGCATCCGGGACAACTGCTGCCCGTGCCCATGGATGTGACCTCAGCCGACGCGGTGAGCGCCGGTTTCACAACCGTCGTGGAGCGGTGGGGCGGGGTGGATCTGGTGATTCCCAACGCGGGACTGGCCCATGTGGCCGGACTGGAAGAGTTGACCCTGGCCACGTTCCAGAAATTGCAAAGAGTCAATGTGGAAGGCACCCTGCTGGTGCTGGCCGAGGCGGCCCGGCTGTTCCGACGCCAGGGCACCGGGGGGGATGTGGTGATGATCTCCACCAAGAACGTCTTTGCTCCGGGTGCCCGTTTCGGCGCCTACAGCGCCACCAAGGCGGCGGCCCATCAACTGGCCCGCATCGCCTCCCTGGAACTGGCGGAACTGGGGGTGCGGGTCAACATGGTGGCACCCGATGGCGTCTTCGCCGACGGGGCGCGTCCTTCGGGACTGTGGGCCGAAGTGGGACCGGACCGCATGAAGGCCCGGGGCCTGGACGCCGACGGCTTGCAGGAGTACTACCGCAACCGCAATCTCCTCAAGGCGCGCATCAC